The following coding sequences lie in one Silvanigrella aquatica genomic window:
- a CDS encoding MFS transporter, with amino-acid sequence MINNKYFPFSLLLLAEAFERFAYFFVSFILIFFISATVENGGLGFTHEVTIKIGTYFSFGILFLPLLVAPFIDKKIGYFNGAFWGGISLILCYFLAFISTYFLSWIIFVSLILCVIGSALLKPSVSVLVGRLTQFSSHSQDMGYILFIIIVNVASLSSAYASAKFVNAWGSFKPVFILSMIFMLFYSFIIFYLNKNFPLKETTVEKNNSFHESKKFIPMLLILSLMIGISTTISSKIFSFPDSLLFWSAFVIGMVGLFYFWKKSFLFIKKRYTILTCISFIIFMIMNLFLKNFGSMSSFLPGIFSSLDMLINFFIFPLLLSFLSRSVPLSGQATFQALAFFFFSISSIMTNNYLPYLGLSSKGNLGLLSCSLVLIVSLTFVLFMKWQNNTLKNT; translated from the coding sequence ATGATAAATAATAAATATTTTCCATTTTCATTGCTTTTACTGGCCGAAGCTTTTGAACGTTTTGCTTATTTTTTTGTTTCCTTTATTCTTATCTTTTTTATTTCTGCAACCGTTGAGAATGGTGGACTTGGATTTACCCATGAAGTAACTATAAAAATAGGAACTTATTTTTCATTTGGAATTCTTTTTTTACCCCTATTAGTAGCTCCTTTTATCGATAAAAAAATCGGTTATTTTAATGGGGCTTTTTGGGGTGGAATAAGCCTTATATTATGTTATTTCTTAGCATTCATTTCGACCTACTTTTTATCTTGGATTATTTTTGTTTCATTAATATTATGCGTCATAGGTTCTGCTTTACTTAAACCTTCTGTGAGTGTGCTTGTGGGACGCTTAACTCAATTTTCATCTCATTCTCAGGATATGGGTTATATTTTATTTATAATCATTGTAAATGTGGCTTCTTTAAGTTCGGCTTATGCTTCTGCAAAATTTGTTAATGCATGGGGGTCTTTTAAGCCCGTTTTTATTTTATCTATGATATTTATGTTATTTTATAGTTTTATTATATTTTATTTGAATAAAAATTTTCCTTTAAAAGAAACGACTGTGGAAAAAAATAATTCTTTTCACGAATCAAAAAAATTTATTCCTATGCTGCTAATTTTAAGCTTAATGATCGGTATTTCGACAACTATTTCTTCCAAAATTTTTTCATTTCCTGATTCCTTGTTATTTTGGTCTGCTTTTGTAATAGGCATGGTAGGATTATTTTATTTCTGGAAAAAATCATTTTTATTCATAAAGAAACGTTATACTATTTTAACGTGTATTTCTTTTATAATATTTATGATTATGAATTTATTTTTAAAAAATTTTGGAAGCATGTCCTCGTTTTTACCAGGAATTTTTTCTTCTTTAGATATGCTCATTAATTTTTTTATTTTTCCTTTATTGCTTTCCTTCTTGTCTCGCTCTGTTCCTTTAAGCGGTCAAGCGACATTTCAAGCCTTGGCTTTTTTCTTTTTTAGCATTTCCAGTATTATGACAAATAACTATCTTCCCTATTTAGGTCTAAGTAGCAAGGGGAATTTAGGATTGTTGTCCTGCTCTTTGGTTTTGATTGTTTCTTTGACCTTTGTCCTTTTTATGAAATGGCAAAATAACACCCTTAAAAACACTTAA
- a CDS encoding glycosyltransferase family 87 protein has protein sequence MMVFKKILYKNSLKNCLLLLFILITIIFILVEIRNGRYWQSDFEVYYKSALRALHGENLYRPDEDQFYRYKYSPAAAYLFIPFLLFSFAKAKFIYSFFLTFMMYICHILCIKFCYNDLQKMKDLNYKRSILVFMALILPILAFYIRELHLGQVNIILLLLYLLSFYFYRRNLFISALILTLSGFIKPYFIIFIMYFIYEKQFKYVFYIMLSSIIFFFIPFFTYNLSMSIEQNMLWINELKLEILLENNIKDGRAISIFSLFSKYISFDIFRHKILSHLIILLTCCVFIISFLRKTAKFLPRDEKLFYDLSLFCVFIPLLISNGLNTYVIILPALYIILKNLNKKYHIKIVIFIISCVFIGFNFTDGGVFTSWIKKLLLLPLGAILLLGVLYSSINKIKDNDEYVYEKKMNDL, from the coding sequence ATGATGGTATTCAAAAAAATATTATATAAAAATAGTTTGAAGAATTGTCTTTTACTTTTATTCATTTTGATTACAATTATTTTTATATTAGTTGAAATTCGAAATGGTCGATATTGGCAAAGTGATTTTGAAGTTTACTACAAAAGTGCACTAAGAGCCTTGCATGGTGAAAACTTATATCGTCCGGATGAAGATCAATTTTATCGATATAAGTATTCACCTGCCGCAGCTTATTTATTTATACCCTTTCTACTTTTTTCTTTTGCAAAAGCAAAGTTTATATACTCATTTTTCTTAACTTTTATGATGTATATATGTCATATTCTTTGTATTAAATTTTGTTATAATGATTTGCAAAAAATGAAGGATTTAAATTATAAACGCTCCATTTTAGTTTTTATGGCGCTCATTCTTCCAATATTAGCATTCTATATCAGAGAGCTGCATTTAGGTCAGGTGAATATAATTCTTTTATTATTATATTTATTGTCGTTTTATTTTTACCGAAGAAATCTTTTTATTTCTGCATTAATTCTTACATTATCTGGTTTTATAAAGCCTTATTTTATAATATTTATTATGTACTTTATCTATGAAAAGCAGTTTAAATATGTATTTTATATAATGTTATCATCAATTATTTTTTTCTTTATTCCTTTTTTTACTTATAACTTGTCAATGTCTATTGAACAGAATATGCTATGGATTAATGAACTTAAGTTAGAAATTTTGTTAGAAAATAATATTAAAGATGGTAGAGCTATTTCTATTTTTTCATTATTTAGCAAATATATATCATTTGACATATTTAGACATAAAATTTTATCACACCTAATTATATTATTGACATGCTGTGTTTTTATAATTTCCTTTTTAAGAAAGACTGCTAAATTTCTTCCACGGGATGAAAAATTATTTTATGATTTATCTTTGTTTTGTGTTTTTATTCCTCTTTTGATATCAAATGGCTTAAATACCTATGTTATAATTCTTCCTGCATTGTATATTATCTTAAAAAATTTAAACAAAAAGTATCACATAAAAATAGTAATTTTTATAATATCATGTGTTTTTATTGGTTTTAACTTTACTGATGGGGGTGTTTTTACAAGTTGGATTAAAAAATTATTGCTTTTGCCATTAGGGGCTATATTATTATTGGGGGTTTTATATTCTTCGATTAATAAAATTAAAGATAATGATGAATATGTATATGAAAAAAAGATGAATGATTTATGA
- a CDS encoding IS3 family transposase — MLEKLNYPILLLCKVMCVSKSGFYKWLECKDKNHQFEFSLEEEIKKIHTSSRGTYGRRRILSTLKKSFIKVGKKRISKIMKKLNLNGVGKPKFKTTTKVDRQAIHFPNLISGDFTSYKPNELWTSDITYIPTKEGWVYLCIILDTFSRAIIGWSMQDNLKREIVLNSLNMAYKKRSHFPNGIIFHSDKGSQYSSKEVRKYLKLNHFHQSMSNSCYENSITETFFSTLKKELVHRCNFLTRKEAKSSIIEYIEVFYNRIRAHSALDYLAPLEYEKNYEI; from the coding sequence TTGCTAGAGAAGCTTAATTATCCTATTCTTTTACTTTGCAAAGTAATGTGCGTTTCTAAAAGTGGATTTTATAAATGGCTTGAGTGTAAAGATAAAAATCATCAATTTGAGTTTAGCCTTGAAGAAGAAATAAAAAAAATACATACTTCTTCAAGGGGTACATATGGAAGACGGCGAATTTTATCAACACTTAAAAAGTCATTTATTAAAGTTGGAAAAAAACGAATATCCAAGATTATGAAGAAACTAAATCTGAATGGGGTCGGCAAACCTAAATTTAAAACAACAACAAAGGTTGATAGGCAAGCGATACATTTTCCGAATTTAATTTCAGGGGATTTTACTTCCTATAAGCCCAACGAACTTTGGACCAGCGATATTACTTATATTCCAACGAAAGAGGGCTGGGTTTATTTGTGCATAATATTGGATACTTTTTCAAGAGCAATAATTGGTTGGAGCATGCAAGATAATCTAAAAAGAGAAATTGTTTTGAATTCACTAAACATGGCATACAAAAAAAGATCTCATTTTCCAAATGGAATAATTTTTCATAGTGACAAAGGATCACAATATTCAAGTAAAGAAGTTAGAAAATATTTAAAATTAAATCATTTTCATCAAAGCATGAGCAATAGCTGCTATGAGAATTCTATTACAGAAACATTTTTTTCCACTCTAAAAAAAGAATTGGTACATCGATGCAATTTTCTTACTAGAAAAGAAGCAAAATCTTCGATTATAGAATATATTGAGGTGTTTTATAATCGAATTCGTGCGCACTCTGCCCTTGATTATCTTGCACCATTAGAGTATGAAAAAAATTATGAAATTTAA
- a CDS encoding transposase: protein MVKKKSVKSQYSLEFKNQVLEVLENSPKSMAQIAREFEVSYPTLNSWKRSIGEKENSNIKKNSDELKKLKREYELLKKENEILKKAASFFAKQLD from the coding sequence ATGGTAAAGAAGAAATCAGTTAAAAGTCAATATTCTCTTGAGTTTAAAAACCAAGTCCTTGAAGTCTTAGAAAATAGCCCTAAAAGCATGGCTCAGATAGCTAGGGAGTTTGAGGTTTCCTACCCCACTCTGAATAGCTGGAAGCGTTCTATTGGCGAAAAGGAAAATTCAAATATAAAGAAAAACTCTGACGAATTGAAAAAGCTAAAGCGAGAATACGAGCTTTTAAAAAAGGAAAATGAAATCCTAAAAAAGGCGGCAAGCTTCTTTGCAAAGCAACTCGATTAA
- the nrfD gene encoding NrfD/PsrC family molybdoenzyme membrane anchor subunit — MEHSVELQGRDPVDRRAALVTGKDPSFHMVTQSVASLAGRKAGPGWHITFLLSTLGVVLLMVSLGYLFWEGIGVWGNNNRVDWAWDITNFVFWIEIAHAGTLISAILLLFRQKWRTSINRIAEGMTIFAVLAAAIFPAVHIGRPWFAYWLFPLPNQMQMWPNFKSPLEWDVFAVNTYLSIGVIFWYVGMIPDFATLRDQAKSKIGRFAYGLVALGWTGSARQWVNYERACILLAGIATPAVFSTAGIVSLDFATSVLPGWHATIFPPYFIAGAIFSGFCLCLNLLIMVRSIFNFKDLVTDRHIDICAKFILFTSIIMAYVYVIEFFTIFYSGNPYEKFWNWNRINGPYGWAYWAMVILNIAIPQTFWFKKIRQNVIWLFIAAILINIGMWLERFVLIVTTLSRTFLPSSWGYFIPSFWDISLFIGSIGLFFHLFCLFVRYLPMINMAEVKSVMPQADPHLKPDMTAFKK, encoded by the coding sequence ATGGAACATTCGGTTGAACTTCAGGGCAGAGATCCCGTAGACAGAAGAGCTGCTCTTGTTACAGGAAAAGATCCTTCTTTTCATATGGTAACACAATCAGTTGCCTCTCTCGCAGGGCGAAAAGCAGGTCCCGGTTGGCATATTACCTTTTTACTCTCCACCCTTGGCGTGGTTCTCCTAATGGTTTCATTAGGTTACCTATTCTGGGAAGGAATTGGAGTTTGGGGCAATAACAACCGCGTCGACTGGGCGTGGGATATCACAAACTTCGTTTTTTGGATTGAAATTGCCCATGCGGGTACATTAATTTCAGCCATACTTCTTCTTTTCCGCCAAAAATGGCGCACTTCTATTAATAGAATTGCAGAAGGCATGACTATTTTTGCCGTTCTCGCCGCCGCTATTTTCCCAGCAGTCCACATTGGACGCCCTTGGTTTGCTTATTGGCTTTTCCCACTGCCAAACCAAATGCAAATGTGGCCGAACTTTAAAAGCCCTCTCGAATGGGACGTGTTCGCCGTAAACACCTATCTTAGTATTGGTGTGATTTTCTGGTATGTGGGTATGATCCCCGATTTTGCCACTCTCCGCGATCAAGCGAAATCAAAAATAGGTCGTTTTGCCTATGGTCTCGTTGCTTTAGGATGGACAGGCTCAGCAAGACAATGGGTAAACTATGAGCGCGCTTGTATTTTACTTGCTGGCATTGCAACTCCTGCCGTGTTCTCCACAGCAGGCATCGTATCTCTCGACTTTGCCACATCTGTTTTACCGGGCTGGCATGCTACCATATTCCCACCCTACTTTATTGCAGGCGCTATTTTCTCTGGTTTCTGTCTTTGCTTAAACCTTCTTATCATGGTGCGTTCCATCTTTAATTTTAAAGATCTCGTTACCGACAGACACATCGACATTTGTGCAAAATTTATTTTGTTCACAAGTATTATTATGGCTTATGTTTATGTCATAGAATTTTTCACTATATTCTACAGTGGAAACCCCTACGAAAAGTTCTGGAACTGGAACCGCATCAATGGTCCCTATGGCTGGGCTTATTGGGCTATGGTTATTTTAAATATCGCTATCCCACAAACCTTCTGGTTTAAAAAAATACGTCAAAACGTAATTTGGTTATTTATCGCTGCTATTTTAATTAACATCGGTATGTGGCTCGAGCGCTTTGTGCTTATCGTAACAACCTTAAGCCGCACTTTCTTGCCTTCTTCTTGGGGTTACTTTATCCCTTCGTTTTGGGATATTTCACTATTTATTGGCTCCATAGGATTGTTCTTTCATTTATTCTGTTTATTCGTCCGTTACCTTCCTATGATCAACATGGCTGAAGTGAAATCCGTTATGCCTCAAGCTGACCCCCACCTCAAACCCGATATGACAGCTTTTAAAAAGTAA
- a CDS encoding M12 family metallopeptidase, with translation MKLKIITAFIVNNFFIISVNAKVYNKLNPLERNFYSASNESNLVKRAAHSNKFWYKGKIYFKFDNTNPFTENYKQQIQGAMIELSKIANISFIEENEDEIKKRNNYVTIYNSEYCAADVGPVGKNGVIFLNEYDCPRAAILHELKHTLGFEHEHMRSDRDHNITIFSENIKPNEKDNFDNTKEIESLFSYDEDSIMHYDSYASSINNTPTMLSNEGDTIPINYHLSDGDKKALQTIYGLPKIIKFYNGGAYNASIQLLNKQHKLKEPLSFSNWWGYAGQENTTIIPKDISHIIVKIEASYPSWKTIKSFNVTQKELPICFETSGSIFNPKVEKTLCWY, from the coding sequence ATGAAATTAAAAATTATAACTGCATTTATTGTCAACAATTTTTTTATTATTTCAGTTAATGCAAAAGTATACAATAAATTGAACCCATTAGAAAGAAATTTTTACTCTGCTTCAAATGAATCCAATTTAGTCAAACGCGCAGCACATAGCAATAAGTTTTGGTATAAAGGAAAAATATACTTCAAATTTGATAATACTAATCCTTTTACAGAAAACTACAAACAACAAATTCAAGGTGCAATGATAGAACTATCAAAAATTGCTAATATTTCTTTTATCGAAGAAAACGAAGACGAAATAAAAAAAAGAAATAATTACGTTACAATTTATAATAGTGAATATTGCGCTGCCGACGTCGGCCCTGTAGGTAAAAATGGTGTTATATTTTTAAATGAATATGACTGTCCTCGCGCTGCAATACTTCACGAACTAAAACATACTTTAGGATTTGAACATGAGCATATGAGATCAGATAGAGATCATAATATTACAATTTTTAGTGAAAACATAAAACCAAATGAAAAAGATAATTTTGATAATACAAAAGAGATTGAAAGCCTATTCAGCTATGACGAAGATTCTATTATGCATTATGATTCTTACGCATCATCTATAAATAATACTCCTACGATGCTTTCAAACGAAGGAGATACGATTCCAATTAATTACCATTTAAGTGATGGTGACAAAAAAGCACTTCAAACAATTTATGGGCTCCCTAAAATTATCAAATTTTACAATGGTGGTGCTTACAATGCCTCTATTCAATTATTAAATAAGCAGCATAAATTAAAAGAACCATTGAGTTTTTCGAATTGGTGGGGCTATGCGGGACAAGAAAATACAACAATTATTCCAAAAGATATTTCTCACATCATAGTTAAAATTGAAGCTTCTTACCCATCATGGAAAACTATAAAATCGTTTAATGTAACTCAAAAAGAGCTACCGATTTGTTTCGAAACTTCAGGCTCAATTTTTAACCCTAAAGTAGAAAAAACTCTATGTTGGTATTAA
- the ggt gene encoding gamma-glutamyltransferase: MNYINYINYMNIKNILFYFMACFFLYHSFSYSLEKSVQDSFPILESSQIFNPVYGEKGMVVSQEELASGVGAKILSQGGNAIDAAVAVGYALAVTLPKAGNIGGGGFMLIWLNKEKKAIAINYREKAPKLASKDMFLNADGTVNNDVIDKGYKSAGVPGTVYGLNLAHKKYGSLPLAKVMQPSIHLARKGIVVTHALSSSIEKAKDLLLTSEESTRIFLNKNKESWKNGHILIQKDLANTLEKIAKEGTNAFYKGDIAHKIVQDMKEHGGIITKEDLENYKAEEMKPILGIYRGYQIYSIPPPSSGGIILTEMLNILENINLKEVPLNSAKYYHTLTEIMNYAYYDRNSQLGDPHFVKNPIEKLTSKEYAKKIFARINFNHHTPSKQIQIEGVREEANQEGNTTHFSVIDKNGNMVSNTYTLNFWYGNGKTVKGTGILLNNEMGDFTAKVGIPNSFGLVQGEANAIQPQKRPLSSMTPTLVLNAKKEPILATGSPGGSRIITQLFQFLVNYIDYKQNIATASSQPRFHSQLWPDEIYCEDGISPDSKEILINMGHTLKRGDPFGSLQTAEQRKQGQVYYGAADPRSEGDGAVGVFSYKVDSIP, translated from the coding sequence ATGAATTATATAAATTATATAAATTATATGAATATAAAAAATATTTTATTTTATTTCATGGCGTGCTTTTTTTTATATCATAGTTTTTCTTATTCTTTAGAAAAATCAGTACAAGATTCTTTCCCTATTTTAGAATCGTCACAAATTTTTAATCCCGTATATGGTGAAAAAGGAATGGTGGTTTCTCAAGAAGAATTAGCTTCTGGTGTGGGTGCAAAGATATTGAGTCAAGGAGGCAATGCTATCGATGCTGCCGTAGCTGTGGGGTATGCTCTTGCTGTTACTTTACCAAAAGCAGGAAATATTGGTGGAGGTGGCTTTATGCTAATTTGGTTGAACAAAGAAAAAAAAGCGATCGCTATTAATTATCGAGAAAAAGCCCCTAAATTAGCTTCAAAAGATATGTTTTTAAATGCAGATGGCACTGTTAATAATGATGTAATTGATAAAGGATATAAATCGGCAGGTGTTCCAGGCACTGTTTATGGATTAAATTTAGCTCATAAAAAATATGGTTCGTTACCTTTAGCTAAAGTGATGCAACCTTCCATTCATTTAGCACGTAAAGGAATTGTGGTCACTCATGCTTTATCAAGTTCCATTGAAAAAGCAAAAGATTTATTGCTGACAAGTGAAGAATCAACAAGAATTTTTTTAAATAAAAATAAAGAATCTTGGAAAAATGGACATATCTTAATTCAAAAAGATTTGGCAAATACTTTAGAAAAAATTGCCAAAGAAGGAACAAATGCTTTTTATAAAGGGGACATTGCACATAAAATTGTCCAAGATATGAAAGAGCATGGTGGTATTATTACAAAAGAGGATTTGGAAAATTATAAAGCGGAAGAAATGAAACCAATTTTGGGAATTTACCGTGGTTATCAAATTTATTCTATTCCTCCTCCGAGTTCTGGAGGGATTATATTAACAGAAATGCTAAATATATTAGAAAATATAAACTTAAAAGAAGTCCCTTTAAATAGTGCAAAATATTATCATACTCTGACTGAAATTATGAATTATGCCTATTACGATAGAAATAGTCAGTTGGGGGATCCTCATTTTGTCAAAAATCCCATTGAAAAATTAACATCGAAAGAATATGCAAAAAAAATATTTGCAAGAATCAATTTCAATCATCATACACCATCAAAGCAAATTCAAATAGAAGGAGTAAGAGAGGAAGCAAATCAAGAAGGGAACACAACACATTTTTCTGTGATTGATAAAAATGGGAATATGGTTTCGAATACTTATACTTTAAATTTTTGGTATGGTAATGGAAAAACTGTTAAGGGAACGGGCATCTTATTAAATAATGAAATGGGAGATTTTACAGCAAAAGTAGGTATTCCTAATTCCTTTGGGCTGGTGCAAGGTGAGGCCAATGCCATTCAACCACAAAAAAGACCCTTGAGCTCCATGACCCCAACACTGGTATTAAATGCAAAAAAAGAACCTATTTTAGCTACGGGAAGTCCTGGCGGAAGTAGGATTATTACGCAATTATTTCAATTTTTAGTAAATTATATTGATTACAAACAAAATATTGCCACTGCAAGTTCACAACCCCGTTTTCACAGCCAGCTTTGGCCCGATGAAATTTATTGCGAAGATGGTATCAGCCCTGATAGCAAAGAAATTCTTATTAATATGGGACATACTTTAAAACGCGGCGATCCTTTTGGCTCTTTGCAAACAGCAGAGCAAAGAAAACAGGGACAAGTTTATTATGGTGCCGCTGATCCCCGCTCCGAAGGTGATGGTGCTGTAGGAGTTTTTTCTTATAAAGTAGATTCAATTCCTTGA
- a CDS encoding S41 family peptidase, whose protein sequence is MKKLIAVASALCLLACNKKENETTKKFEDFSDYEAPNPKLVNDKQGVKEVTAFMFDNYYVHDKGINGAQLIRDIDVNLPDEEFYNQISNVFAKHGDAHTRFFKPKPFSCRERGIISDSLLFDLANENGNLKLVVNHINFYNAFSENLEYISALAQFEVGDVILSINGEDPIKMIESNSHFSYGANNESKNIFGLRNLLFRKEVIYPKLIENEFKIKIMRNNLEINLPVYSNNECKNEEINSAIGWDLNHYNMMHYFKNESFQNIDKNSEVKFYKFELNENTKYLYILVPSFASEEVILNKDDNFVIRNMLSIQYKIEKQNDINGVLIDVRNNPGGLVEYSDLLAQLFYSTKSNNPFYPMEFYMKANNEKLKVLNRFNKLVYEKNDEAI, encoded by the coding sequence ATGAAAAAATTAATTGCCGTGGCTTCTGCTTTATGTTTACTTGCTTGTAATAAGAAAGAAAATGAAACAACGAAAAAGTTTGAAGATTTCTCAGATTATGAAGCCCCAAATCCTAAGCTTGTAAATGATAAACAAGGTGTAAAAGAAGTGACCGCTTTTATGTTTGATAATTATTATGTGCATGATAAAGGAATAAATGGGGCACAACTCATAAGAGATATAGATGTAAACTTACCAGATGAAGAATTTTATAATCAAATAAGCAATGTTTTTGCGAAGCATGGTGATGCTCATACCAGGTTTTTTAAACCTAAGCCTTTTTCATGTAGAGAGAGAGGAATAATTTCTGATAGTTTATTATTTGATTTAGCCAACGAAAATGGTAATTTAAAATTAGTAGTTAATCATATTAATTTTTATAATGCTTTTTCAGAAAATTTAGAATATATAAGTGCATTAGCTCAGTTTGAAGTTGGCGATGTTATTTTAAGCATTAATGGTGAAGATCCTATAAAAATGATAGAAAGTAACTCTCATTTTTCATATGGTGCAAATAATGAAAGTAAAAATATTTTTGGATTAAGAAATTTGCTATTTAGAAAAGAAGTAATTTATCCTAAGTTAATTGAGAATGAATTTAAAATAAAAATTATGAGAAATAACTTAGAAATAAATCTTCCAGTATATAGTAATAATGAATGTAAAAATGAAGAAATTAACTCTGCGATCGGATGGGATTTAAATCATTATAATATGATGCATTACTTTAAAAATGAATCATTTCAAAATATAGATAAAAATTCAGAAGTAAAGTTTTATAAGTTTGAATTAAATGAAAATACAAAATACCTTTATATTCTTGTACCTTCTTTTGCTTCTGAGGAAGTTATATTAAATAAGGATGATAATTTTGTTATTAGAAATATGCTGAGTATTCAATATAAGATTGAAAAACAAAATGATATAAATGGTGTATTAATTGATGTTAGAAATAATCCCGGTGGTCTGGTAGAGTATTCTGATTTATTAGCCCAATTATTTTATTCAACAAAATCAAATAATCCATTTTATCCAATGGAATTCTATATGAAGGCAAATAATGAAAAACTAAAAGTTTTAAATCGCTTTAATAAATTAGTTTATGAAAAGAATGATGAGGCAATTTAA
- a CDS encoding transposase — protein sequence MDITISKYWQRFKDKLFPEPEIYLGNPTESHLELMLILDTIKIADFFNDYASCPGRGRPSLDRECFAKAFIAKSVLNLPTTVSLIDRLKVDIVLRRICGFINKNKLPCEASFSNAFKEFSKTKLAEKIHEVIIKKYHKGVLVHHISRDSTAIEVREKPEKKEAKIELKKRARGRPRKGEFILKKEPSILEKQKNKNLNEMLLELPVNCNIGSKKNSKGYSYSWIGYKLHIDTGDYGIPISCLLTSASVHDNNVSLPLEMITGNRISSLYTLMDSAYDSSIIKEDIIARGKVHVIEHNPRRGEKIEFDPPKSERYKFRAGAERTNALLKDSYGGNSIMVKSPSKVMCHLMFGIICISAMQIARAII from the coding sequence ATGGATATCACGATTTCTAAATATTGGCAAAGATTTAAAGACAAATTATTTCCGGAACCAGAGATTTATCTTGGTAATCCTACAGAAAGCCATCTTGAGCTGATGCTGATTTTGGATACAATTAAGATTGCTGATTTTTTTAATGATTACGCTTCCTGTCCTGGAAGAGGTCGTCCATCTTTGGATAGAGAATGTTTTGCAAAAGCATTTATTGCAAAATCAGTATTAAATTTACCAACTACAGTTTCATTAATTGATCGATTAAAAGTAGATATTGTTTTGAGAAGAATTTGTGGTTTTATTAACAAAAATAAACTCCCTTGCGAAGCCTCATTTAGCAATGCTTTTAAGGAGTTTTCTAAAACAAAATTGGCTGAAAAAATACATGAAGTAATAATAAAAAAATATCATAAGGGAGTTCTGGTTCACCATATTTCCAGGGATTCAACCGCCATTGAAGTGAGAGAAAAGCCAGAGAAAAAAGAAGCAAAAATTGAATTAAAGAAACGGGCAAGAGGGCGGCCTCGCAAAGGTGAATTCATTCTAAAAAAGGAACCTTCAATTTTAGAAAAGCAAAAAAATAAAAATTTAAATGAAATGCTTTTGGAGTTACCTGTAAATTGCAATATTGGATCTAAAAAAAATTCTAAAGGCTATAGTTATTCATGGATTGGCTATAAATTGCATATCGATACAGGGGATTATGGAATTCCAATAAGCTGTTTATTAACTTCAGCCTCGGTTCATGACAACAATGTTTCTTTACCACTTGAAATGATCACTGGTAATAGAATATCGAGCTTATATACCCTTATGGATTCAGCATATGATTCTAGCATAATAAAAGAAGATATTATTGCGAGAGGAAAAGTTCATGTTATTGAGCATAATCCTCGCAGAGGAGAAAAAATTGAATTCGACCCTCCAAAATCTGAACGCTATAAGTTTAGAGCAGGAGCAGAAAGAACAAATGCGCTTCTAAAAGATAGTTACGGTGGAAATTCAATAATGGTAAAAAGCCCATCTAAAGTAATGTGCCATTTAATGTTTGGTATTATTTGTATTTCAGCGATGCAAATAGCAAGAGCCATAATTTAA
- a CDS encoding S41 family peptidase: MKRAIQSGDKFIKSLPITEKETLDKSPKNLFPKSENKKVIILTNAACYSACDAFVALMKDQNLTTKIIGEQKYTGGGGANVLNWNKMQKHKVFDYEFENSMDMNFSWRAMQSRLPDGTYRTIEGKGTEVDCVIPKTVDDIKFSNPADIVKNRTYVERILQNIDNDTLCVNK; the protein is encoded by the coding sequence ATGAAGCGCGCCATTCAATCAGGTGATAAGTTTATAAAATCTTTACCCATAACTGAAAAAGAAACATTAGATAAATCTCCAAAAAATTTATTTCCAAAATCTGAAAATAAAAAGGTCATCATTTTAACGAATGCGGCTTGTTATTCAGCATGTGATGCCTTTGTGGCTCTTATGAAAGATCAAAATTTAACCACTAAAATTATTGGTGAGCAAAAATATACGGGCGGCGGAGGAGCTAATGTTTTAAATTGGAATAAAATGCAAAAACATAAAGTATTTGATTACGAATTTGAAAACTCTATGGACATGAATTTTTCCTGGCGTGCTATGCAAAGTCGCCTCCCCGATGGCACTTATCGCACTATCGAAGGTAAGGGTACTGAAGTGGATTGTGTTATTCCAAAAACAGTGGACGATATTAAATTTTCAAATCCAGCTGATATCGTTAAAAATAGAACCTATGTAGAAAGAATTTTACAAAATATTGATAATGATACTCTGTGTGTCAATAAATAA